The sequence below is a genomic window from Shewanella sp. VB17.
TCCGCAGTGGTGGTGATTCGATAATCAGTATTCAGCTGGTATCTAAACTACGTCAAGCAGGCTTTAGCTTGCAGGTTAAGGTGATTTTTGATGCACCTACGGTGGCGCAATTGGCATCTGCATTAGAAAAAAGAAGCCTCAGCGGTTGAAATTGTTGCCGAGCAAGGCGTGCTTGAAGGTGAGTTTGATTTATTGCCAATTCAGCAATGGTTCTTTGATGGGGTATGGGCGAGTGAGCATCACTGGAATCAAGCCTTTATGGTGCAGCTACCTCAAGGTGTGACACTGTCTGCCATCGAAAGGGCGCTAGAAAGTTTAGCGGAGCAGCATGATGTCTTGCGTACTCGCTTTACCTCTTCACCATCAAGAGGTCAGCGTTATGATGCCCGCAGCACCATGGCACCTTTAGTGAGTTGTGATGTCAGTGAGTTGTCAGATGATGAGTTGCATCAGCAACTAACGACTTGGCAGAGTGACTTTGCACTTGATGCAGGGCCTTTATGGCAGGCTGCAGAGCTGACAGGCTATGAAGATGGCCGCTCACGTCTTTTCTTTGCACTTCATCATTTGATTATTGATGCGGTGTCGTGGCGAATTATTGCCGATGACATGCGTCTACTGCTAACAGGGCAAAGCTTACCAGAAAAAACCAGCAGTTATCGGCAATGGGTGGGTGCCATCACAGAGTATGGTAAAAAAGTCGGAGAAGGACGTGGCTTACTGGCAAGGTGTCACCGCTGATATGCGGATACTCCCTGAGCTTAGTGAGCCGCAAACGCAAGGTGTGATGTTATCTCATGAGTTAACCGAGACTTTATTGCGCGAGGCCAATAGCGGTTATCACACTGAGATTAATGACTTGTTGTTAAGTGCGCTAACGATTGCCCTACAAAGTACCTTTGGAGAGTCGGTTAATCATATCGTACTGGAGGGGCATGGACGTGAGTCGATTGATGAGACCTTAGATGTATCACAAACAGTGGGTTGGTTTACCAGTATGTACCCGGTGAAGCTTGATGCTTATGAAACGGCTGCAGAGACCATCATTCACACTAAGGAAATGCTCAGGGCAATACCCGATAAGGGGCTTGGTTATGGTGCTTTGCGTCAGGTTGGGCGTGTTGCAGGTCAATTACCTGAAGTGAGCTTTAACTATTTAGGCCAATTAGGTGAAAGCAGTGTTAGCGGAGCTGAGCTGGATTGGAGCTTGGTATCAACAGATGTGGGTGTACAAGTCTCGTTCGATAACGAGGATGATTTAGCGCTTAATATCAATGGTGCAGTACAGCAAGGGGTGTTGGGCTTTAGTATTATTTCACGTTTATCACAGGGGCAAACGGCATTATTTGTTGCTGATTTTGAAGCGGCGCTGACAATGGTGATTAACACTGCTAAACAGC
It includes:
- a CDS encoding phosphopantetheine-binding protein, which translates into the protein MISIQLVSKLRQAGFSLQVKVIFDAPTVAQLASALEKRSLSG